A window of Tautonia marina contains these coding sequences:
- a CDS encoding tyrosine-type recombinase/integrase, whose product MAPIARSLSVRELFNEFLEDVARRVERGERSQSTYDGYRRFLKPAAKVLGARRPEEVRPIDVQRWAEAPSLSWNATTRFNAITAVKAAFSWGRKAGLLRTNPIERMERPTPLRRELVPTEDEVRALIAGAGDQPFRDLLMALWETGCRPHEVLTLEADRVDLDAMVWLVLNKTRGKTGVRDRRVPINDRVAEIRRRLCTQWPTGPIFRNWGGNPRTRHAIAWRFKRLRDGIGPSPGVTSYGLRNLFGKASLKAGNTSSETAALMGHRDARMVDPVYGHWDDHDEIVRKAARRVRIA is encoded by the coding sequence ATGGCGCCGATCGCCAGGTCGCTCAGTGTCCGCGAACTGTTCAATGAGTTCCTCGAAGACGTTGCCCGCCGCGTCGAACGCGGGGAGCGATCGCAATCGACCTATGACGGCTATCGCCGCTTCCTCAAGCCGGCCGCCAAGGTCCTGGGGGCCCGTCGTCCGGAAGAAGTTCGGCCGATTGACGTCCAGCGCTGGGCCGAGGCCCCGAGCCTGTCCTGGAATGCCACGACGCGGTTCAACGCCATCACCGCAGTCAAGGCGGCCTTCTCCTGGGGCCGCAAGGCCGGCCTGCTGCGCACCAATCCGATCGAGCGGATGGAACGACCAACGCCCCTGCGGCGCGAGTTGGTGCCGACCGAGGATGAGGTGCGTGCTCTCATCGCGGGCGCCGGCGACCAACCGTTTCGCGACCTGCTGATGGCGCTCTGGGAGACCGGTTGTCGGCCCCACGAGGTGTTGACCCTTGAGGCGGATCGAGTCGACCTCGACGCCATGGTCTGGCTCGTGCTGAACAAGACGCGGGGGAAGACCGGGGTCCGCGATCGACGCGTACCGATCAACGATCGCGTCGCGGAGATTCGCCGTCGTCTCTGCACGCAATGGCCCACCGGGCCGATCTTCCGCAACTGGGGCGGCAACCCCAGGACCCGTCACGCGATCGCCTGGCGCTTCAAGCGACTCCGTGACGGGATCGGTCCGTCGCCGGGAGTGACCAGCTACGGGCTCCGGAACCTCTTCGGCAAGGCGAGCCTGAAGGCGGGAAACACGTCGTCGGAGACGGCGGCCTTGATGGGGCACCGTGATGCCCGGATGGTCGATCCGGTTTACGGGCACTGGGACGATCATGATGAGATCGTCCGGAAGGCGGCCCGGCGGGTCCGGATTGCTTGA